A genomic segment from Candidatus Brocadia sinica JPN1 encodes:
- a CDS encoding IS3 family transposase (programmed frameshift) yields MERKQYNGEFKARVAIEAIKGEKTANELAGQYGVHPTQIAQWKKQVIEEIPRIFSLKKVQDARKEDELRASLYQQIGQLKVELDWLKKKVLGSTVEERKRLIEPENEEISVSRQCELLGISRSVFYYKAIGESAYNLQLMNLIDEYYTGYPFYGVRRLTAWLRKEGHEVNPKRVKRLMRKMGLYAIYPKPWLSKGGEGHKKYPYLLRGLSIEYPDHVWCADITYIRLNQGYVYLMAIMDWYSRYVLSWETSITLDVGFCLEALDRAIRKGCPEIFNTDQGSQFTSNAFTGKLEGAGVKISMDGRGRVFDNIFIERLWRSIKYEEVYLKDYKTVREAVDGLRRYFDFYNNERLHQSLEYRAPATLYCSNKKARKGEMVNTLELTG; encoded by the exons GTGGAGAGGAAGCAATATAATGGGGAATTTAAGGCGAGAGTAGCGATAGAAGCGATAAAGGGGGAGAAGACTGCAAACGAGCTAGCAGGGCAATATGGGGTACACCCAACGCAGATAGCACAGTGGAAGAAGCAGGTAATAGAAGAGATACCGAGGATATTTTCGCTGAAGAAGGTGCAAGATGCCAGAAAGGAGGATGAATTGCGTGCGTCGTTGTACCAGCAGATAGGGCAATTGAAGGTTGAACTGGATTGGCTGAAAAAAAAAGT GTTGGGATCAACGGTTGAGGAAAGGAAGAGGTTAATAGAGCCAGAAAATGAGGAGATAAGTGTAAGTCGGCAGTGTGAGTTACTGGGGATATCCCGTTCAGTCTTTTATTATAAGGCGATTGGTGAGAGTGCATATAATCTTCAATTGATGAACCTGATAGATGAGTATTATACGGGGTATCCGTTTTATGGGGTAAGGCGGTTGACGGCATGGTTAAGAAAGGAAGGGCATGAGGTAAACCCTAAGAGGGTAAAACGGTTAATGAGGAAGATGGGATTATATGCGATCTATCCGAAGCCTTGGCTAAGTAAAGGAGGTGAAGGACACAAGAAATACCCATATTTACTCAGAGGATTGAGTATAGAGTATCCAGATCACGTGTGGTGTGCGGATATAACGTACATACGGCTCAATCAGGGGTATGTATATCTCATGGCAATAATGGACTGGTATAGTCGGTATGTGCTGTCGTGGGAGACATCAATAACCCTGGATGTGGGATTTTGTCTGGAAGCATTAGACAGGGCAATAAGGAAGGGATGCCCTGAGATATTTAACACGGACCAGGGATCGCAGTTTACGAGCAATGCGTTTACTGGGAAATTAGAGGGAGCCGGGGTAAAGATCAGCATGGATGGAAGGGGACGAGTGTTTGATAACATTTTTATAGAGCGTTTGTGGAGGTCGATAAAATACGAGGAGGTGTATTTAAAAGACTATAAGACGGTAAGAGAGGCAGTGGATGGTTTAAGGAGGTATTTTGATTTTTATAACAACGAGAGATTACATCAGTCGCTTGAATACAGAGCGCCAGCAACGCTGTATTGTAGTAACAAAAAGGCACGGAAAGGAGAGATGGTAAATACTCTTGAACTGACCGGGTAA
- a CDS encoding type II toxin-antitoxin system HicB family antitoxin, with protein sequence MKLLNCRILLRKEPEGGYTVIVPSLPGCITYGDTIDEAIKMAKEAIGLYIESLKTHGEEIPTEEDTLEYTLTIKSHA encoded by the coding sequence ATGAAATTACTTAATTGTCGGATTTTACTCAGGAAGGAACCAGAGGGCGGTTATACAGTAATTGTTCCTAGTTTGCCAGGCTGTATTACATATGGAGATACTATTGATGAGGCAATCAAAATGGCAAAAGAAGCAATTGGGCTGTATATAGAAAGTTTGAAAACACATGGTGAAGAAATACCTACCGAGGAGGATACCTTAGAATATACCTTAACGATAAAATCTCATGCCTAA
- a CDS encoding type II toxin-antitoxin system HicA family toxin — protein sequence MKLIERKGFILDRTKGSHHIYYHPENKRRVVIPFHKKDLPIGTLHEILKQAGISREEIHELLK from the coding sequence ATTAAGCTCATTGAAAGAAAAGGGTTTATTCTTGATAGGACAAAAGGCAGTCATCATATTTACTACCACCCAGAAAACAAAAGAAGGGTTGTTATCCCATTTCATAAAAAAGACCTGCCTATAGGAACCTTGCATGAAATTTTAAAACAAGCAGGTATAAGTCGGGAAGAAATACACGAACTTCTGAAATAA
- a CDS encoding type II toxin-antitoxin system RelE/ParE family toxin — protein sequence MVVWSIPAKQDLKEIYDYIARDSKYYAEKVSQGIVEKSELLHKFPKIGRVVPEIGEANIREVIVYSYRLIYEVSSDKIEILTLIHCKQDFSSAS from the coding sequence ATGGTAGTCTGGTCTATTCCTGCAAAACAGGATTTGAAGGAGATATATGATTACATAGCAAGAGACTCGAAATATTATGCAGAAAAGGTTTCGCAAGGCATTGTAGAAAAATCTGAACTGTTACATAAATTTCCCAAAATTGGAAGAGTTGTTCCCGAAATTGGCGAAGCGAATATTCGGGAAGTGATTGTCTACTCATATCGTCTTATCTACGAAGTATCATCCGATAAAATTGAAATTCTCACACTAATTCATTGCAAGCAGGATTTTTCATCGGCAAGTTAA
- a CDS encoding HigA family addiction module antitoxin codes for MKKKLHPVHPGEVLLEEFLKPMDISQNSLALNIGVPARRINEIVLGKRGVTADTALRLARFFGTSAEFWLGLQAQYDLDVTAEKLGERLEQEVQRYTKVG; via the coding sequence ATGAAGAAAAAGTTACATCCTGTACATCCCGGCGAAGTCCTTTTGGAAGAATTCCTCAAGCCAATGGATATAAGTCAGAACAGCCTCGCGCTTAATATTGGTGTGCCAGCGCGGAGGATTAATGAAATTGTCCTTGGCAAGCGTGGAGTAACTGCTGATACTGCCCTCAGACTCGCAAGGTTTTTTGGAACATCTGCGGAGTTCTGGCTTGGTTTGCAAGCACAGTACGATTTAGATGTTACTGCTGAGAAGCTTGGCGAACGATTGGAGCAGGAAGTACAGAGATATACGAAGGTTGGATAA
- a CDS encoding type II toxin-antitoxin system RelE family toxin, with protein sequence MGSYKIEPRGSLEHDLRKIDRQFIPKILDAIGGLADNPFPVQSRKMKGSETSYRLRIGDYRVIYQVDTENKAVVIYHVRLRKDVYKW encoded by the coding sequence ATGGGCTCTTATAAAATTGAGCCAAGAGGTTCGTTAGAACACGATCTGAGAAAAATTGACAGACAATTCATTCCAAAGATTCTTGATGCTATTGGAGGACTTGCTGATAACCCTTTTCCAGTTCAATCCAGAAAAATGAAAGGCTCGGAGACAAGCTATCGTTTGCGAATTGGAGATTATCGTGTAATTTATCAGGTTGACACTGAAAATAAGGCCGTAGTTATTTATCATGTTCGACTTAGAAAGGATGTCTATAAATGGTAA
- a CDS encoding AbrB/MazE/SpoVT family DNA-binding domain-containing protein, translating into MKTLVSDRGQVVIPKKIRETIHIGKGDELEVEVVGETIVLKPIRRFKANKWQDYAGIGEGIVSAHLKDKKLAKDMNLPVITDDPEFKSVGNIIKVIPLTS; encoded by the coding sequence ATGAAGACATTAGTAAGTGATCGGGGGCAAGTAGTTATTCCAAAAAAGATACGGGAAACTATCCATATCGGCAAAGGTGATGAGTTGGAGGTTGAGGTTGTCGGAGAGACCATTGTTTTAAAGCCAATCAGGAGATTTAAAGCCAATAAGTGGCAGGATTATGCCGGAATAGGAGAAGGGATTGTGTCCGCCCATCTTAAGGACAAGAAACTTGCAAAAGATATGAATCTGCCTGTTATAACCGATGATCCTGAATTTAAGAGCGTCGGAAATATTATTAAAGTCATACCATTAACATCATAA